The following coding sequences are from one Stigmatopora nigra isolate UIUO_SnigA chromosome 12, RoL_Snig_1.1, whole genome shotgun sequence window:
- the actn2b gene encoding LOW QUALITY PROTEIN: alpha-actinin-2b (The sequence of the model RefSeq protein was modified relative to this genomic sequence to represent the inferred CDS: substituted 1 base at 1 genomic stop codon): MMTMTQIESTVCYNNGYEDVYMTQEDEWDRDMLLDPAWEQQQRKTFTAWCNSHLRKAGTQIDNIEEDLRNGLKLMLLLEVISGERLSKPDRGKMRFHKIANVNKALDFITSKGVKLVSIGAEEIVDGNVKMTLGMIWTIILRFAIQDISVEETSAKEGLLLWCQRKTAPYRNVNVQNFHVSWKDGLALCALIHRHRPDLLDYSKLSKDDPMGNLNLAFELAEKHLDIPKMLDAEDIINTPKPDERAIMTYVSCFYHAFAGAEQAETAANRICKVLGVNQENEKLMEEYERLASQLLEWIRRTTPWLENRTPEKTMSEMQRKLEDFRDYRRQHKPPKVQEKCQLEINFNTLQTKLRISNRPAFMPSEGKMVSDIATAWQGLEHAEKGYEEWLLTEIRRLERLDHLAEKFRQKASNHENWASGKEMLLSMKDYETATLIQIKAILRKHEAFESDLAAHQDRVEQIAAIAQELNELDYSDVAAVNQRCQSICDLWDRLGTLTQKRREALERTEKLLETIDQLFLEFAKRSAPFNNWMEGAMEDLQDMFMVHTIDEVQTLIAAHEQFKATLPEADAERQAILGIHNEVQKISQSYGIKANIINPYSSITTEELLVKWDKVKKLVPLRDSSMQEELARQHAHERLRRQFAAQANLIGPWIQARMEEIGRCSLEIGGALEDQMTQLKQYEHVIVAYKPNVDKLEGDHQLIQESLVFDNKHTNFTMEHIRVGWELLLTTVARTINEIETQILTRDAKGISQQQMNEFRSSFNHFDRVTNCIQAXKKLNWASSVSVALPFLPIHNLPQKKNGAMETDDFRACLISMGYDLGEVEFARIMILVDPNGTGIVSFQSFIDFMTRETADTDTAEQVVASFRILATDKPYILVEELRRELPPEQAEYCIMRMPPYKLPGAPPGALDYTAFSTALYGESDL, translated from the exons ACCTTCACTGCCTGGTGTAATTCCCATCTGAGAAAAGCTGGAACTCAAATTGATAACATTGAAGAAGACCTGAGGAATGGACTAAAACTTATGTTACTTCTGGAGGTCATCTCAG GTGAGAGGTTATCAAAGCCCGATAGAGGAAAAATGCGCTTCCATAAGATTGCCAACGTCAACAAAGCACTGGACTTCATCACCAGTAAAGGCGTAAAACTGGTCTCCATCGGAGCTGAAG agattGTAGACGGGAATGTAAAAATGACGCTTGGAATGATCTGGACGATCATTCTTCGTTTTGCCATTCAGGACATTTCTGTTGAAG AAACATCTGCCAAAGAGGGTCTTCTTCTATGGTGCCAAAGAAAAACTGCCCCCTACAGGAATGTCAATGTCCAAAACTTCCATGTCAG CTGGAAGGACGGCCTGGCCCTCTGCGCCCTGATTCACAGACACAGACCCGACCTGTTGGACTACTCTAAACTCAGCAAG gATGATCCCATGGGGAACTTGAACCTGGCTTTTGAACTGGCCGAGAAACACCTGGACATTCCTAAAATGCTCGATGCTGAAG ATATCATCAACACGCCTAAACCCGACGAAAGAGCCATTATGACCTACGTTTCCTGCTTCTATCACGCTTTTGCTGGCGCCGAGCAG GCTGAGACTGCTGCCAACAGAATCTGTAAGGTGCTTGGTGTCAACCAGGAGAATGAAAAGCTGATGGAGGAGTATGAGAGGTTGGCTAGTCAG CTGCTGGAGTGGATCCGCCGCACCACGCCCTGGTTGGAGAACCGAACCCCCGAGAAGACCATGTCGGAGATGCAAAGAAAACTGGAGGATTTCCGCGACTACAGACGCCAACACAAGCCTCCTAAGGTTCAGGAAAAATGCCAGTTGGAAATCAACTTCAACACCCTGCAGACCAAGTTGCGTATCAGCAACCGGCCCGCCTTTATGCCCTCTGAGGGAAAAATGGTGTCG GATATCGCCACGGCGTGGCAAGGCTTGGAGCACGCCGAGAAGGGCTACGAGGAGTGGCTCCTGACGGAGATTCGTAGATTAGAGAGACTGGATCACTTGGCTGAGAAGTTTCGTCAGAAAGCCAGCAATCATGAAAATTGGGCCAGCG GTAAAGAAATGTTGCTTTCCATGAAGGATTATGAAACGGCAACTCTGATCCAAATAAAAGCCATCTTGAGAAAACACGAGGCCTTCGAGAGCGACTTGGCGGCCCACCAGGATCGAGTGGAGCAGATTGCTGCCATTGCCCAGGAGCTCAA tgagctGGACTACTCCGACGTGGCGGCTGTCAACCAACGTTGCCAGAGCATCTGTGACTTATGGGATAGACTGGGAACCCTGACCCAGAAAAGGAGGGAGGCCCTGGAG CGGACAGAAAAGCTGCTGGAGACCATCGATCAGTTGTTCCTAGAGTTTGCCAAGCGTTCGGCTCCTTTCAATAACTGGATGGAGGGGGCCATGGAAGATCTGCAGGATATGTTCATGGTGCACACTATAGATGAAGTCCAG ACTCTAATTGCGGCTCACGAGCAGTTCAAAGCGACTCTTCCGGAGGCGGATGCGGAGCGGCAGGCCATCTTGGGAATCCACAACGAGGTGCAGAAAATCTCCCAGAGCTACGGGATCAAGGCCAACATTATCAACCCTTACAGTAGCATCACCACTGAGGAGCTCCTCGTCAAATGGGACAAg GTGAAAAAGTTGGTCCCTCTGAGAGACAGCTCCATGCAAGAAGAACTGGCACGACAGCACGCCCACGAAAGGTTGAGGCGACAGTTTGCCGCTCAAGCTAATCTCATCGGACCCTGGATCCAAGCCAGGATGGAG GAGATTGGACGCTGCTCCCTGGAAATCGGAGGCGCCTTGGAGGACCAGATGACCCAACTCAAGCAATACGAGCACGTCATTGTTGCTTACAAGCCCAACGTTGACAAACTGGAGGGAGACCATCAACTCATCCAGGAGTCGCTGGTGTTTGACAACAAACACACCAACTTCACTATGGAG CACATCCGTGTGGGCTGGGAACTTCTCCTCACCACAGTTGCCCGCACCATCAACGAAATCGAAACCCAGATCCTGACCCGGGACGCCAAAGGCATCAGCCAACAGCAAATGAACGAATTCAGATCTTCTTTCAACCACTTTGATCGGGTAACAAATTGTATAcaagcataaaaaaaattgaattgggCTAGTAGTGTATCTGTAGCCTTACCTTTCCTTCCCATTCATAACTTACCACAGAAGAAGAATGGCGCCATGGAAACAGATGACTTCCGAGCATGCCTCATCTCAATGGGCTACGATTTG ggCGAAGTGGAGTTTGCCCGAATCATGATCCTGGTGGACCCCAACGGCACCGGAATCGTCTCCTTCCAGTCTTTCATCGACTTTATGACCCGAGAAACCGCCGATACCGACACTGCCGAACAGGTGGTGGCGTCCTTCCGCATTTTGGCAACCGATAAg cCCTACATCCTGGTGGAGGAGCTGAGAAGAGAACTTCCACCCGAGCAAGCCGAATACTGCATCATGAGGATGCCTCCCTACAAGCTTCCAGGAGCGCCACCGGGGGCGCTGGACTACACGGCGTTCTCCACCGCACTCTACGGAGAGAGCGACCTTTAA